One window from the genome of Pseudonocardia hierapolitana encodes:
- a CDS encoding MbtH family protein gives MSTNPFDDENGEFYALINGEGQYSLWPTFADVPAGWTAVHGPGTRQEMLEHIETNWTDMRPRSLVEQMERPAGRAAV, from the coding sequence ATGTCGACGAACCCGTTCGACGACGAGAACGGCGAGTTCTACGCGCTGATCAACGGCGAGGGCCAGTACTCCTTGTGGCCGACGTTCGCCGATGTCCCGGCCGGTTGGACGGCGGTGCACGGTCCCGGCACCCGCCAGGAGATGCTCGAGCACATCGAGACCAACTGGACCGACATGCGTCCGCGCAGCCTGGTGGAGCAGATGGAGCGCCCGGCAGGCCGGGCCGCCGTCTGA
- a CDS encoding SAM-dependent methyltransferase has translation MTEPSRDIRTDVPGAARIWNYWLGGKDNYEADRLAAEAALQYYDMATFARQSRQFLNRVVRFLAGEAGIRQFLDIGTGLPTMQNTHEIAQSIAPESRIVYVDNDPIVLAHARVLLRNTTPEGVTDYVEADYHDPDLIIERARTILDFEQPIAVMFMGVLGHARGFEESHAIVARVVDAVPSGSYLAVWDGNDTNAALNALAENYAKSGGVPYIQQPIEHIRGYFSGLEMVEPGLVSVTEWRPEPTEVGTVQPLPETTGGVARKP, from the coding sequence GTGACGGAACCGAGTCGCGACATCAGAACCGACGTACCGGGCGCGGCCCGCATCTGGAACTACTGGCTGGGCGGCAAGGACAACTACGAGGCCGACCGGCTGGCCGCCGAGGCCGCCCTGCAGTACTACGACATGGCCACCTTCGCCCGGCAGTCGCGGCAGTTCCTCAACCGGGTCGTGCGGTTCCTCGCAGGCGAGGCCGGTATCCGGCAGTTCCTCGACATCGGCACCGGCCTGCCCACCATGCAGAACACCCACGAGATCGCCCAGTCGATCGCGCCGGAGTCCCGGATCGTCTACGTGGACAACGACCCCATCGTCCTGGCACACGCGCGGGTCCTGCTGCGGAACACCACGCCCGAGGGCGTCACCGACTACGTCGAGGCCGACTACCACGACCCGGACCTGATCATCGAGCGGGCGCGGACCATCCTGGACTTCGAGCAGCCCATCGCGGTCATGTTCATGGGAGTCCTCGGCCACGCGCGGGGCTTCGAGGAGTCGCACGCGATCGTGGCGCGGGTGGTGGACGCGGTGCCCTCCGGCAGCTACCTGGCCGTGTGGGACGGCAACGACACCAACGCGGCCCTCAACGCGCTCGCCGAGAACTACGCGAAGTCCGGGGGCGTGCCCTACATCCAGCAGCCGATCGAGCACATCCGCGGGTACTTCTCGGGCTTGGAGATGGTCGAACCCGGCCTGGTGTCCGTCACGGAGTGGCGGCCGGAACCCACCGAGGTCGGCACGGTCCAGCCTCTGCCCGAGACCACGGGTGGCGTGGCGCGCAAGCCCTGA
- a CDS encoding PstS family phosphate ABC transporter substrate-binding protein: MPDIPWEILLAMIGVLVTAGAFLWEFLFVGRKRLGYRVQMDTTPTDVSSLHAGAWRRLEREDSTPLADPSFVLLRIENIGVTKIDETDYAVPAGDPVGIRVRFPGRKVSGIVPTELSDPNMAAFFDPNENATGFGMGQDEASPSVGVVKLPKVKLNRSAHYKVLVVLERADGNGAGSFADPEVHGTITGGVGDGRITRTEGRTGLPRWVTVLVGLLVFVALTEPFVLGLVDQDVPLDCAGGNLTLVGSTAFAPVLREAAAAYERTCPDAGFAFDFRGSFEGLRSLDEAASPDVLAFSDGAKGDGYPLLLPRPIAFPLFTMAVNPAAGVQDLSLEQIRQIYDGRITNWAAVNGNDLPVRLVGRPGDSGTRRTFENRVLGGRWEPARNSDDCESVGSGAPSGVIRCERPTTDDVLNAVAQTPGALGYGELEAASGHDGLLLLRIGGQEATLEAADHGAYPFWETEYAYTHGEPDAHSLAASFLRYLTNEVGRDIIRAHGQRPCVELENPVLCHPS, translated from the coding sequence ATGCCCGACATTCCATGGGAAATCCTGCTCGCGATGATCGGTGTCCTGGTCACGGCCGGAGCATTCCTGTGGGAGTTCCTCTTCGTCGGCCGCAAACGCCTCGGCTATCGCGTGCAGATGGACACGACCCCCACCGACGTGAGCTCGCTCCACGCCGGGGCGTGGCGACGGTTGGAACGCGAGGACAGCACACCGTTGGCCGACCCGTCGTTCGTCCTGTTGCGCATCGAGAACATCGGCGTGACGAAGATCGACGAGACCGACTACGCGGTTCCCGCGGGCGACCCCGTCGGCATCCGGGTCAGGTTCCCCGGGCGCAAGGTTTCCGGCATCGTCCCGACGGAGCTGAGCGACCCCAACATGGCGGCGTTCTTCGATCCGAACGAGAACGCCACCGGGTTCGGGATGGGGCAGGACGAAGCCTCCCCGAGCGTCGGTGTCGTCAAGCTCCCCAAGGTGAAGCTGAACCGGTCCGCCCACTACAAGGTGCTCGTCGTGCTCGAACGCGCCGACGGCAACGGGGCAGGCAGCTTCGCCGATCCGGAAGTGCACGGCACGATCACGGGTGGCGTGGGTGATGGGCGGATCACGAGGACCGAGGGCCGCACCGGACTGCCGCGCTGGGTCACCGTGCTGGTCGGCCTCCTCGTGTTCGTCGCCCTCACCGAGCCGTTCGTGCTCGGCCTCGTCGATCAGGACGTCCCGCTGGACTGCGCTGGTGGGAACCTCACGCTCGTGGGTTCCACGGCCTTCGCGCCCGTCCTGAGAGAGGCCGCCGCGGCGTACGAGAGGACGTGTCCGGACGCCGGCTTCGCTTTCGACTTCAGGGGCAGCTTCGAAGGACTGCGCAGCCTGGACGAGGCGGCGAGCCCGGACGTGCTCGCATTCTCCGACGGGGCCAAGGGTGACGGGTACCCGCTGTTGCTGCCCCGGCCGATCGCCTTTCCGCTCTTCACGATGGCGGTCAACCCCGCGGCGGGCGTCCAGGATCTCTCACTGGAGCAGATCCGGCAGATCTACGACGGACGGATCACGAACTGGGCGGCGGTCAACGGCAACGACCTCCCCGTGCGGCTCGTCGGACGGCCAGGCGACTCCGGCACTCGCCGTACGTTCGAGAATCGGGTTCTCGGGGGCCGGTGGGAACCGGCGCGCAACTCCGATGACTGTGAGAGCGTGGGCAGCGGTGCCCCGTCGGGAGTCATCCGATGCGAGCGGCCCACCACCGATGACGTGCTGAACGCCGTTGCGCAGACTCCCGGTGCCCTTGGATACGGCGAGTTGGAGGCGGCATCCGGTCACGACGGCCTCCTGCTGCTGCGCATCGGCGGCCAGGAGGCCACGCTCGAGGCGGCTGATCACGGGGCCTATCCCTTCTGGGAGACCGAGTACGCCTACACCCACGGTGAGCCCGACGCCCACTCCCTGGCCGCCAGCTTTCTGAGGTACCTCACCAACGAGGTCGGGCGGGACATCATTCGGGCCCACGGACAGCGTCCCTGCGTCGAACTGGAGAACCCGGTGTTGTGCCACCCGTCGTGA
- a CDS encoding arylsulfatase yields the protein MSSFAAGRHILPEPERAQNVVTAIGIDDQKAAFEPVRPIQPPAGAPHVVIVVMDDLGFGTSSSFGGPCRMPAAERLADGGLRYTRFHVTALCSPTRQALMTGRNHHAVGMGGTTEMATSAPGYNGFRPRSAATVAQILQGNGYSTAAFGKWHQTPPREISPVGPFERWPTGEGFDTFYGFMGAEMNHWYPLLYRGTTPVEPDRRPEDGYHLSEDLADHAIDWVRTQRTLTPDRPFFTYLALGASHAPLHVAPEWRRRYRGRFDHGWDRQRDITLARQKELGVVPDTAELAPWADGVPHWDELGENQRALAVRFMETFAGFTEHADAQVGRFVDALEELGVLDDTLFVYLLGDNGASGEGGIEGTVVEHRLGHGIVDDPDEMIFELDAIGDPTTYPIAPAGWALALNTPHQWTKQVASHLGGTRDGLIVHWPRGIAGRGELRHQFHHVIDVLPTILECAGIPAPTSVGGVHQQPVDGISMRYTFDAPDAPDRRRTQYFEMCGNRGIYHDGWMAVTRHGTPWEMVATPGRRFADDVWELYDLDADWTQSRDLANRHPDRLRALQELFLVEAAKNQVFPLDGRVTERENPTLACRVDLLGARRSVTYRGGMRRFTEETTPNVKNRSHSIVADIETAEPDADGVIIAQGGRFGGWSLYCTAGHACYVYNHFGLALYRIRTRDAIPAGRHEIRMDFLYDGGGFGKGGTVVLTVDGEKLADGRVEDTIPYYFSFDETLDVGVDLGTPVTDDYPEIDNGFTGIVHTVRIDLGDDEAGAGEDDGGLHRRVMTSQ from the coding sequence GTGAGCAGCTTCGCCGCGGGGCGCCACATCCTGCCGGAGCCGGAGCGCGCGCAGAACGTCGTCACGGCCATCGGCATCGACGACCAGAAGGCGGCATTCGAGCCCGTCCGGCCCATCCAGCCACCCGCGGGCGCACCCCACGTCGTGATCGTGGTGATGGACGACCTCGGCTTCGGCACCTCGAGCTCGTTCGGCGGGCCGTGCCGGATGCCCGCGGCCGAGCGGCTCGCCGACGGCGGCCTGCGCTACACCCGCTTCCACGTCACGGCGCTGTGCTCGCCGACCCGGCAGGCCCTGATGACCGGGCGCAACCACCACGCCGTCGGCATGGGTGGCACCACCGAGATGGCCACGTCCGCGCCCGGGTACAACGGGTTCCGCCCGCGAAGCGCGGCGACCGTCGCGCAGATCCTGCAGGGCAACGGCTACAGCACCGCCGCGTTCGGGAAGTGGCACCAGACGCCGCCGCGGGAGATCAGCCCTGTCGGTCCGTTCGAGCGCTGGCCCACCGGGGAGGGCTTCGACACCTTCTACGGGTTCATGGGCGCGGAGATGAACCACTGGTACCCCCTGCTGTACCGGGGCACCACACCGGTCGAGCCGGACCGCCGCCCCGAGGACGGCTACCACCTGTCCGAGGACCTGGCCGACCACGCCATCGACTGGGTGCGCACGCAGCGCACGCTCACCCCCGACCGCCCGTTCTTCACCTACCTCGCCTTGGGCGCGTCACACGCACCCCTGCACGTCGCGCCGGAGTGGCGGCGGCGCTACCGCGGCCGGTTCGACCACGGCTGGGACCGCCAGCGCGACATCACCCTCGCGCGCCAGAAGGAGCTCGGCGTCGTACCCGACACCGCTGAGCTCGCCCCGTGGGCCGACGGCGTGCCGCACTGGGACGAGCTCGGCGAGAACCAGCGCGCGCTCGCCGTCCGCTTCATGGAGACCTTCGCCGGCTTCACCGAGCACGCCGACGCCCAGGTGGGCCGGTTCGTCGACGCCCTCGAGGAACTCGGCGTGCTCGACGACACGCTGTTCGTCTACCTGCTGGGCGACAACGGCGCCTCGGGTGAGGGCGGCATCGAGGGCACCGTCGTGGAGCACCGGCTCGGCCACGGCATCGTCGACGACCCGGACGAGATGATCTTCGAGCTGGACGCCATCGGCGATCCGACCACCTACCCGATCGCCCCGGCGGGCTGGGCGCTCGCCCTCAACACGCCCCACCAGTGGACGAAGCAGGTCGCCTCGCACCTCGGCGGCACCCGCGACGGGCTGATCGTGCACTGGCCCCGTGGCATCGCAGGCCGCGGCGAGCTGCGCCACCAGTTCCACCACGTCATCGACGTGCTGCCCACGATCCTGGAGTGCGCGGGGATCCCGGCACCGACGAGCGTGGGCGGGGTCCACCAGCAGCCCGTCGACGGCATCAGCATGCGCTACACCTTCGACGCGCCGGACGCGCCGGACCGCCGCCGCACGCAGTACTTCGAGATGTGCGGCAACCGCGGCATCTACCACGACGGATGGATGGCGGTCACCCGGCACGGCACGCCGTGGGAGATGGTCGCGACCCCCGGCCGGAGGTTCGCGGACGACGTCTGGGAGCTCTACGACCTCGACGCCGACTGGACCCAGTCGCGCGACCTGGCCAACCGACACCCGGACCGGCTGCGGGCGCTGCAGGAGCTGTTCCTCGTCGAGGCGGCGAAGAACCAGGTCTTCCCGCTCGACGGCCGGGTCACCGAACGCGAGAACCCGACGCTCGCCTGCCGCGTGGACCTGCTCGGCGCGCGGAGGTCGGTGACCTACCGCGGCGGCATGCGCCGGTTCACCGAGGAGACAACGCCCAACGTCAAGAACCGGTCGCACAGCATCGTCGCCGACATCGAGACCGCCGAACCCGACGCCGACGGTGTGATCATCGCCCAGGGCGGCCGGTTCGGCGGGTGGTCGCTGTACTGCACGGCCGGGCACGCCTGCTACGTCTACAACCACTTCGGACTGGCGCTCTACCGGATCCGCACCCGCGACGCGATCCCGGCCGGCCGGCACGAGATCCGCATGGACTTCCTCTACGACGGCGGCGGGTTCGGCAAGGGTGGCACGGTCGTGCTCACCGTCGATGGCGAGAAGCTGGCCGATGGCCGCGTCGAGGACACCATTCCCTACTACTTCTCCTTCGACGAGACCCTCGACGTCGGCGTCGACCTGGGCACCCCGGTCACCGACGACTACCCCGAGATCGACAACGGGTTCACCGGCATCGTCCACACGGTCCGGATCGACCTCGGCGACGACGAGGCGGGCGCGGGAGAGGACGACGGCGGCCTGCACCGCCGGGTGATGACGTCCCAGTGA
- a CDS encoding LysR family transcriptional regulator produces the protein MDRRQLEYFLAVAAHGSFTGAAAALHVAQPSLSHSIKAIEREVGALLFHRRSRGVVLTAAGEALLRPAQQVLMDFAAASAAVRMVSDLTAGRLDIVAQTTLAVHPLADLVGVFRKAYPAVVVGIEDPEHAAAVAEMVRGGHSELGLTDFSIPVDDLRTFELPDQEMLVVLPPDTDTGPNGSLTVAQVVAFDLVVTPPGTNSRAILESALSGAALPLRVAVETPHRAAIVPLVLAGAGATLLPRPMAEDAARQGARIAALDPPVSRRVQLLSRCAPLSPAGRAFLRIVMAATGGDSEFVDSSRGDAGGEIPTS, from the coding sequence GTGGATCGTCGGCAACTGGAGTACTTCCTCGCGGTCGCGGCACACGGCAGCTTCACCGGCGCCGCCGCGGCCCTCCACGTGGCGCAGCCGTCGCTGTCGCACTCGATCAAGGCGATCGAGCGCGAGGTCGGCGCCCTGCTGTTCCACCGGCGCAGTCGCGGCGTGGTGCTCACGGCGGCGGGCGAAGCGCTGCTGAGGCCGGCCCAGCAGGTGCTCATGGACTTCGCGGCGGCGAGCGCCGCCGTCCGGATGGTGTCCGACCTGACGGCGGGGCGGCTCGACATCGTGGCCCAGACGACCTTGGCCGTCCACCCGCTCGCCGATCTGGTCGGGGTCTTCCGGAAGGCGTACCCGGCGGTCGTCGTGGGCATCGAGGATCCGGAGCACGCGGCCGCGGTGGCGGAGATGGTGCGCGGCGGGCACTCCGAACTGGGGCTCACCGACTTCTCGATCCCGGTCGACGACCTCCGGACCTTCGAGCTGCCGGATCAGGAGATGCTGGTGGTTCTCCCGCCGGACACGGACACCGGGCCGAACGGGTCGTTGACGGTCGCCCAGGTGGTGGCGTTCGACCTCGTCGTCACCCCGCCGGGCACGAACAGCAGGGCCATCCTGGAGTCCGCGCTGTCCGGCGCGGCCCTCCCGCTGCGCGTCGCGGTCGAGACGCCCCACCGCGCCGCCATAGTCCCGTTGGTGCTCGCCGGGGCGGGCGCGACGCTGTTGCCCCGGCCGATGGCCGAGGATGCGGCGCGCCAGGGTGCGCGAATCGCCGCACTCGATCCGCCCGTGTCCCGTCGCGTGCAGTTGCTCTCGAGGTGTGCGCCGCTGTCCCCGGCCGGCCGCGCGTTCCTCCGAATCGTCATGGCGGCAACCGGTGGCGATTCGGAATTCGTCGACTCGTCACGCGGCGACGCCGGCGGGGAGATACCGACGTCGTGA
- a CDS encoding substrate-binding domain-containing protein translates to MSDGPAAPMFAIARRERIIEELRRTGSVTVRELAAQLGVTEITIRRDITALADRGLVTRVHGGATLRSALDTSVARTSDALGPALYRIGMVVPSLSYYWPQIVNGARAAAAQGRVQLVLRGASYDPADQRRQIAALLDAGVHGLLAAPEVSGRDGLAILTWLDSLDVPVVLVERRAPHSAALRRLEWVSTDHDFGAKMAVTHLYEQGHRRIGLAISRDSPTAPQLRRGWEQALTELGLDTEVVAATLTDVEGSERDERFGEIVAACRDTGTTALIVHADPQAILLEHYCTDRGIDIPGDLAIVAYDDEVAENGTPPISALRPAKEHIGRLALETLTTRLREGDRPIQRTVVLPELNVRESSAARLGG, encoded by the coding sequence ATGAGCGACGGACCGGCCGCCCCCATGTTCGCCATCGCCCGGCGGGAACGCATCATCGAGGAGCTGCGCCGCACCGGGTCCGTGACGGTGCGCGAGCTCGCCGCGCAGCTCGGCGTCACCGAGATCACGATCCGCCGCGACATCACGGCGCTCGCCGACCGGGGCCTCGTCACGCGCGTGCACGGCGGCGCCACGCTGCGCAGCGCGCTCGACACGAGCGTCGCCCGCACGTCCGACGCGCTCGGCCCGGCGCTGTACCGGATCGGGATGGTCGTGCCTTCCCTCAGCTACTACTGGCCCCAGATCGTCAACGGGGCGCGGGCCGCGGCGGCACAGGGGCGCGTCCAGCTCGTGCTGCGCGGCGCGTCGTACGACCCCGCCGACCAGCGCAGGCAGATCGCCGCCCTCCTCGACGCGGGCGTCCACGGCCTGCTCGCCGCACCGGAGGTGAGCGGCCGCGACGGCCTGGCGATCCTCACCTGGCTCGACTCGCTGGACGTGCCCGTCGTGCTCGTCGAGCGCCGCGCCCCGCACTCCGCGGCCCTGCGCAGGCTCGAGTGGGTGAGCACCGACCACGACTTCGGCGCGAAGATGGCCGTCACCCACCTGTACGAGCAGGGCCACAGGCGGATCGGCCTCGCGATCTCCCGCGACTCCCCCACCGCGCCGCAGCTGCGGCGCGGCTGGGAGCAGGCGCTCACCGAGCTCGGCCTCGACACCGAGGTCGTCGCCGCCACGCTCACCGACGTCGAGGGCAGCGAGCGCGACGAGCGCTTCGGGGAGATCGTCGCGGCGTGCCGGGACACCGGGACGACCGCGCTCATCGTGCACGCCGACCCGCAGGCGATCCTGCTCGAGCACTACTGCACCGACCGCGGGATCGACATCCCGGGCGACCTCGCGATCGTCGCCTACGACGACGAGGTCGCCGAGAACGGCACCCCGCCCATCAGCGCGCTGCGTCCGGCGAAGGAGCACATCGGCCGGCTCGCGCTCGAGACTCTGACCACCCGGCTGCGGGAGGGGGACCGGCCGATCCAGCGCACGGTCGTGCTGCCGGAGCTCAACGTGCGCGAGTCGTCGGCGGCGCGGCTCGGCGGGTGA